Within Ischnura elegans chromosome 6, ioIscEleg1.1, whole genome shotgun sequence, the genomic segment ttataaaaaagtcGTTTTAAAAAGTCTTATTCATCCATTCCCTTGCCTTCTACCCGCCTTTATGTGTGAgctattgattgattgaactatGGACGCATAGAGAGGTACCTCATACACATGCTTTATTTCGATAAAACTCAACCCCAGCgaatgggaaataaaattaagGTTCATACTTAAGACGATATAAATTCTGCATTTTCCTTGGTTTCATATGATGTATTTTATAGTAAGAGCACAGAATTAACAAAACTAAATGCACTTATTCACTTCTAGCGTGGAACATTGACTTTGAATTGGCTAATTTTTACAGGTGCTTGCAGccgacgacaaaatttttaaagtaactgTAACTAAACATAGATAACTCGTCTTCGATACCTTTCCCTCATTTATTCGCCGGCGTCTggacttttttcttcatttttcctgaTTCCTTAGCTCCACTGCTACGACTTACTTGGATAGGCCGCCGCTGCACAGTGTATAATAGAGTGATAGAaatgatatctttcagagcgactcgGAGGACATTATATTAGAATCTCACCACTATGCCACGTGCGACGGAAACAATAaactaagagatatttttttccgaacggataggcatggggATTCGTTTATCCCCTGAATATTTAAgtgcttgaacaatagggtggtttcctattattttttatacgcctaaattgaaagattattactcctggagtacgcatttcacgcttttagatttttaaatgacgatatctattttccgccattaaataaaaagtgaaaatcttcaagcgcgcgaaaacgcgacggataagtataaatgatgggaaaaccccgtgtgacgtcattctggttcccgctgtcgccgtgtgaggtgaccttggggcgagggttatttcgctgcgatgcaggatgctagcaggtagcgcttggcttaaaaaaggattatcaataccttatcaaacgaaggaaactttccgaccttaggcagttttaataggtgattattaagagatgtttccctgagctctatgcctcatgcatgcattcaggcgatgtaaaactcctatctactcgtataaaaactaggtccctgtgacgacacgtggagtggcatcgcatgggcgccaatctggcctttttcaaatgaggataaaattgaccattgccattcgtctaaactgggatttctaaaaccaaataatttgtatattatgaatgcactaatggtgggtaacgaatcgaaataaatgcctttcgttttctttgatgaaggaaactaccctattactagtTAAACTTCCTAGGTGCATTTTCTTTCTACTGGccaatggctggtgtcctaacaacctcTGCCACACGGGTATTCAGACGGCTTTTGGGGAAGTATGAATGAAGGGCCGTGCGAAGGGATTTCCCCTGGAGTGAATCTGCCTGTGGACTGCTCGGCGTTCACGCGGTTCTCGTGCATTGCGGGAACATTCGGGATaagcctttctctctctctctctctctcaaattcacgGAAGCGGCAGCAGAGGGATCGTTTTCGCGTCCGCTTGCGAAGTCGTGGacacagcgcacagtgggctagaatcgaaaaaagctggccaaaacgtCAAAATCggtttttttgagctaggaagttgaaacttcgcatacatatttttaaataaattttgcataccTTTCCAGATTccttatttcctgtgttttcacgttaaaaatatatgtgaggtcaaagttgaacaaatttagcgaaaaacgacgaccctcgattttttctgaaaattgccgactttatcctcgtgcggtggtttcatgaatagttttatcgacaaaactgttatatcatattaatttacacttccttttctttcatttgaagggtttttaaagattttgtttcatcaataaccatagatatataacaaaatggcggagcctgttttcagccctttttttttacataaacgtagaaaaaaagtagacattatcatcGACtttcactaagtaacttatatcatgtcgttctatgaagcttctacattgtggatctaaagtgaaaccttgcaccaacttgcaaccccgaattttaaatcgttttttcgagcgtgcggtcgactccggttctggcccgcggcggcggagagtacctacggcgacgcggcaagcgcgtggatgcaatatggtctcattcacttttatatgtggataacagatataatagtgatagaaaataatcaccagtaataaatattactacgaatgactcctattatgcaatcgctgggcactgcaagaggtgcattgcaaggtttctttttttgagtgcattccatacacTACTGcggggaatggacttaaatcgtgtgcttaaagtagggaaacggacgcatttataaacaaacaaactctatttctaggcaagagtcCTCGATGATCAATGgtctccacttcctaacctcccatacatatttaaggcctgctgacaacggtcgttttgtagtattgttgtagtgcggAGCCCTTCGACCTTGTTTTTGGTATGGACTGCTGCTAGCTGTAAACGTTTCGAAAGGCATATTACTCTTATCGGATAATGTATGCTTTCAAAACGTAacctccttgaatgaagaccttatgtacgatCGGAGGCatagaataattggttttaaagcgtcagtgatgGCTATTtagagaggaaatctagaataattgtgatgacttttgaatactcttACCTGTTTCATGCTTTACCGAACGAAGAGCATCTTTTACCACAACAAGAAGGCACAAGGGTGCCCACGAGcaagaattcatgagacataggctcTCGTTCCAACATGTGATTATATTgagcatgtcctaactgctgtcaaagccgtgatTGCAAAtgaaagtgcactttatatgcgacgcgagacTTGGATCTGTTGAAATGCACGTTGCGATTAGAGACGCAGTATGGTCCaaaaccatttttggaaacttcacatatagcctctgctacaataatttcactcgcgtAAATGGAATCGTATGCTCGCCTCACTCTCTCATAATTGGCGTTAAGATTATATCATGGgaatttcagattttcgaagacccttgtactgaaattttgtgagctgcatggacacagtTACTTAGTGATAGGTACTCTTAATCTGGCAGcacataatactcggggttgcattctatccacttggcaagggtccttcttgcctccgaggatggtcactgtatcttacTTCTGCAATCGTTTTCCCCCTTTTCGTTCTCTTGCTACAACCCTGAGAACATACGACTTGACATCCACCTGCAGTTGCTAAACTAAAGCAACTTGTACattatgctgcataaggaatagttattaattgctttaaatcaaagATATAAACTAAGtaaacttactggataagaataatgtactattcaagcaccaagacagtacttgatatttcggtaaaatcAAATACTGTCtcgagccattttccatcacgtttaaggaatatgttatttgttattgttatatagtttgtttgtttataaaagagtccgtttccctactttaagcacacgatttaagtccattctccgtagtagtatacggaatgcactcaaaaaaagaaaccttgcaatgcacctcttgcagtgcccagcgattgcataataggagtcattcgtagtaatatttattactggtgattattttctatcactatcatatctgttatccacatataaaagtgaatgagaccatattgcatccacgcgcttgccgcgtcgccgtatgAACAGATAAGCAAATTTTTGTGTTGATCAATTGCTTAAATTGACGTTTTCATCATCCTAAGAAGCAAATACTTGATTTGACTTCCTAAAGAAAATGTTACATAGTTTTTAATTTATCGTCTAAAGCTAGCTTagtaaaattcaaaacttaaagaGATCAAAATATAAACTTTAATTTGAATTTCTAATCACTGGAGTTGAATTGTCTCGAAATTATACGTAAGCGTCTCGTATCATGTTTATGCTACTTCTTTCTAATGCCTgtcttcataatttaaaaaaatcagacagACGAGTGGGGAGAAggtgatttgataaaaaaaataacatgacaTAAATCAAAATGCCGCCCGAAAGTCCCCCGCGGAAATAAGTTTGGCAAAAGTGTAAATTAAGGACGGAATACTATTTTCCAATAAAGTAATGAGGTAAATATATACTTACGGTGGAGACTACGCTTTTTGCTTCGATTGCGTTATTTTTACGTTTGGTTAATCTTAAAATCAAAGTTTGAGAGACAAACACAACTTCTTTTAGTAATTTCACGCCTTAGAGCAGCATACCGGAGCGGCAAATAAGTTTTGGTCATGATTTGATTTCAAATCCTTCGGCGTGTGGGCCCAAGCCCCGAACAAGTTAGACGAAACAACCCAAAGTGACGTTACTAACATCGTTATATTTAATTTGGAAAGGGCATTATGAGATATGTGCCACCCGTGTAAGAGAATATCATAAAGAAGATAGTATCGACGCATAATTTTTTCATAGAGTGACCAATTCTTCACTCAGCATATAAACTCAGGAATGCATGCCGACACGCAAATCCCTGTTATAATTCGTTGTTTTTCTCTGTTTTCACTGCAGTAAACTCTTTTTTGGATTCAAAGATCATTAAATGCTTAACTGGGAATGGAAACAAATGCAATGGCCGTAACTTGGGGACTTCATTAAATGCTTACATTTTAATAGAAAcgcacattattaaataaataacataattaagtttgagaaaaatttcatttttaacgcgGTGTTCCTTAGAATAGTTCCTCACTATTAATACTAGTTCATATGGATATTACTCTAGTGGATCACCAATGAAAATATGCGCATTTTGTGCAAatcttattaaattaaaaattgaagcatGAGTGAATTATTTGCTACTCCTTTCAATATTAGTGAGTACTGTTATGCCTCAGTGTCAGTATGAGGAAAGAGCATATAGATTTGGGCTTCAAGTATCCAATGTCTTATATATATGTAATTGATAGCATATTGCATTGGAAAAGGCAACAAAACGAAAATCACCACAATTTTTAGTTCGATTAACctaaaaaatgactaattttcatttttttccgaataatttGGATTGAACATAGATTATTTTATCACTAAATGgtgattatttcattttagactCCACTGTTgtgtaaaattcattcattacatAATGCCACCCTTACAATACACAATGTAAATTAAATACttactaatatatttaaatataatccattttacCCTCAATATCTTCTCTTCTTGACTTCGGAATCATAATCAGCGACCTAATTACCCATGAGCACAAATTTCCCTCCTTTTCTGCCCGCATATTCACGTTTTGGCCAACTACTTGGCATTTCATCTCGCTTTGCGGCTTCGCGTCTGGGTTAAAAAATCTTTTCGTCCTTTCCCTCTTTCTCGCCAGATGTTGAATTGGTATCCAGGGAGATGGAGGAGTACTTGCGCGCACGAAAAAGTTTATAGGCCGGCCTCGATGTAATTCGATGAGGAGGAATGAATTTTTCGTGAGGGGTTTTTAATAGCGCGCTAATTGGGTGGCCGAGGCGAGGGTTGCGTAATTTTTGAACCGCTTGGGAAATCACGTGCTGAAATGCGATGCCTAAAAAAACGTCTCAATGGGAATACACATTTTGGGTGGGAACAGGGGTTTTGAAGTCCCCTACTGCGCGatactacaaaaataattttcccacatcctACAAAAAAATTGTCCATTTCAGGCAATACCGAGAATGTATAGctaaaaattggtaaataaaacgTTGATGGTtgtaactttatttaaaatatttttaaacctatGAATTTTCTAGGCAATTTTATCCAACTGACCCTCTTATTTGATTTAGACAACTGACGTGATAAGGCTTAGATTAAATCAAGGGTGACCAGCCTTTTTCATATTGCTGGcattcacttttaaaattcatcataattccGAGGAAAATCTCCAGATTTCGTTTCTGGCTATATGCCTGTGATCCAGcaaaaattcttattattaaccttagggatcgggttggtggaTGTGGCTAGAGTGTGTACCTTCCACCCAGTTGgcccggttcaaatcccgggagtTACATAGATTTTCCAGACTGCCTTATCCCTGCTTGGGTGAATTTTGGGGAATATTtgaagtgcaacactccgtccgtcgtatgggacgttaaatcgtggtccccttggcgcctttcgttaagagcaggctaaccccgacgccgggtttctctccacctttccttccttattccccttccctcatggcgtaaatgatcTTATCTATCGgtggcctcctccaaataccataccatactgtACCTTGATATCAAGTTCTTTGGCATGCTAAATAGTACTCATTGGTAATAATGACGGAACCAGTTGCGACAGGAGCCAAGCCGGAAGGTTTTATGCGGTCATGGAGTTTGTAAGAGGCCTCGGAAGTATCGATAATAACGTTTTCATTCCCAATTGAAGTACAATGAGAAGAAAATTGAGCATAGCACCGTGTCTCATTGAAGCCAACGTTAGTTGTCTTCACGTATGTCCTTCTGGGAGCTAGTTGAAATCTAGTAAATCATCGAGGAATAGGGCAACATGCCCATATCGGCTTTATGCTAAATGTAGTATTATATGAGATAGGCCTATTGATATATAATTCGACGCGGCAAGCGAGtcgtaacatttaaaaaatcaaaaattttaacagATTGTTTACTAAATTAATGGTGAAATGCATAATAAAAATTGTCAGAACGATTTCAGTATTTATTGAGGGGAATGAAGAATCCATCCCTAATAGCTAAGAAAGTTATGGGAGGTATTTAATACATTTGAAAAGCTCGCTGAGAAATCCATTGTTTTACGTACGTGCGGTGGGCAGAAAATCGCTGAGAGTGGAACGATTGTATAGACAccttaacattaaattaaatggaaGACTGAATTAAGATAGGAATACTTCATAAAACTTTTATGCCTCGAGAAGAAAAGCAGATATATAACATAGATGGTTTCAAGCGAGGTGCATTATATAGAATAAAATGTAAGGAAAATACGAGAGTGTTCCCTTTAGATAGCGGCTCCGCGGAAAAATTCTGGCAGTTCGTTGcgggaaaaattaacttttcatgaAACTTTTTAACAGTGCCCCAATTTCTTGGCCAAGTTGAACAGCAGGTAATTTTGAACCGCATGGGAAATCTGCACTGCgattcattgataaaattaacGCCTGAACAAGTGCAGCCTTCTCGTAAATCAGAAGCGTCTTCTACACGTGTATTTATATTTTGGCGCATCACTTGCTGCGCATCGATCACCTAAACTAAACACGCCATTATCAACAgctttaaagagaaaaaaaagtatgATTCATAAATCTCAATGTCGTGTATTATTGGCCTTTTTACCCACTCCAGGGTATGCGCAAAATTTTCCGCGCAACTCCGTCAGCCAACctaaatgaaaaaggaatggcACAGGAGTTTTTCTTACCTAACGAAATATATTTCCTACATCTTCCGTTTGATGGTACTGGTTAAAGGAGTGAATTATCTGGGTGGTTATGGCTGTTTATTCCAGGAAATGCTGCGTTTCATTTTCCACTCCTCCATTCATCCTTCCCTTCAGTCCATGGTTAGCATATGAACTTCCCTGCCGCTGCGGCGAAAGCTACGCGTAACAGACCAAGCAAGTGATTAACAACatgtgattttgaaaaaaattcacatctGAGACCCTTACATAAGTTGGCACTTTTCTCCATAGGGAAAATTCGTtcctgaaaaaattcatttttcggcTCACTCAAAGCTATAGACAAAAGACAATGCGAAAACCAACGAGTAAAAATATATGGCCATTCTTTCACTTACTTTACGACGCAACGTTGAGCTTTTGGAGGTAATGGTGGTCGAAGGTGAGAAAAAAAACCCAGCCAGATTCCAGTTATCACCGAATGGCCGAGGGATAGGCTTACGTAGAATGAGGACTCCCTTGGATACGGCTTCGCTTGGCTTTCCACGGGAAATGAATGGCTATCGTTGCACTGCCCCACTTTCGCGGACATATCGGAATTCCCCCAACGTCTCTTTCTTCCATCCCTTCCCGTTTCTTTGCGGGTGTATTGTTGTCGCCGAAGGGGTTTTCAACCCCTTGCCTCCGCGATGGATGCGGCGGGAGAAATCcgacccgagagagagagagagagagagaaaccctTGTGGAGAGTAGTAATTGACTGTCGGGATTCCCCTTTCGGATGGGATACGAGCCGGACCCTTGTCTTTTTCCTGCTACCCTCCGAGTATCAATGCGATTGCACGGTCATTATTTATCTTTAACTAATATTGATCGATGAGAAAATCTTTTAGTGTAACGATCACCCAACGAGATCTAGAGAAAAATTATCTGAACCATCACTTCCATAGGGCTTTCTTTGCTTCCTCGATATATAGACATATGTATATTCCCCGTAGAGTTGAAATTTGTCCATTTGTTTTCGGCCATCATTTCATCTCCACGCCACCGCCGAGTCAACGCCATGTGTATTTTTTcctatccatttatttcatcttcAATCTGCATTTATGTTTGTATATTCGCGATCTGTGTGAAAATGAATTTGGCATACATACAGGTAATTTAAACATTAGCCGCAATGtagctataaaattttattcatagggggaggggtaagcgatttttttgagtgcggaaaaaATGGCAATAACTATAACTATTACTAATGCTACTAAACTAACTATAACTATAATTATTACTAATAACTATAACTAATGCTGGCGCAgtttttttcgcacttaaaaaaatcgcttacctCGTTCCTCCCCAGTTTCCCCCTATTTAATACTACAATACTGTCAACgaatttgatataaaatataaatataaaattcgtaGGCAGAACCGTGACTAATTTTGAGACGTTGCCAATCTTTAACTCGTATGTCTAAGAGAATCATTTCACGTGAAAGcacaatgttttcttcatttgtggcGGTCGTTCGGCTTCTTCATCGTCCGCAAAACTTGTGCGACCATTTTGGAATGTTACCATCCATTCGTAGACACTCCGCTGTCAAAACACTGTTTCCGTACCCTACAGGAAGTCCTCGATGAATTTCGGCCCCCCATGCGCCTTGCGACCACAAAAAAACGGATCACCGTGCATCGGCCTTCTTTGGTGAAAAAATAGTAACTGGAGCAGCCACAATAAACAGCACGACAGCGATAACGAAACAAACCTTAGCAACTTGAAACTTGCAAAGACATAGAAAAACAAGTAAACTAAGCATTCAGCATCAAAGTAAAACTACCTTActaccaaaataaacaaagattgCGGATAATAATTGAATTGAGCTTGTATACAACATACATTCAACCAGTATACATTCTACTTTCTCTGGCGTGACCatgtggaatttactcataattTCACATTGATAAgaatatcttattttttccacATGGATCTATCACAAAACTTCACTGCAACCTAGGTTTCGATCAGGTTCGTCATCATCAAGTACTTTGGTAATCGGAGATATCAAAACTTATCGATAcgtccactgcaaaaacgctcagcaatcgcccaccgaatcaaatccgctcatctagcagcGCAACAACACGAATtcactcagctggcagtgtccggagcatagccgctcatctcctattctccaagcttggaggtgagcagttatgctccggacactgccagctgagcaaattcgtattgctgggctgcttgatgagcggatttgattcggtgggcgattgctgagcgtttttgcagtggacgTATCGTTATAGTCACTCAAACTTGGGGGAGGCAGGATCGAGAGGGAAGAAGTTCGGATGAGACGATGAGTGAAACCAAATACTGCAAAGCTGCGTGATGGCGGTCCTCGCCAGTACGTCACAGGATTTTTCTCAAATAATTGGCTTGGTGAGTCGAttgagaaaaaaacacaaaactgGTTTTATCATTCCTTTTCGGAGATCTGTATGCATTTTTAAGTTAGTCATGAGACAAAAAAAGCTGTCACTAAGAACaaaaaaccattgaaattaaGGTACGTATAGAAAACTCTCCTGGATTCATCTTTCAAAAAGCATCCAAACATAGTGAAGACTGAAACCAATTACGAATATCTAAACATCGTTGCTGGTTGCTTAAAGTCTAGGatgatttttgatgattttttgtaTCGAAGGCAATATTCCATTGTTGTATCAATTTGGTATACCCACCTCAGTGTCACTAGGTGATCAAAACGTGACTGCCACCTCaatgccaaaaataataaatcactttTCCGCCATTTTCTGAAAGCTGATCTGGTGcggtgcaattaaaaatattaacaggcCAAAGTTACCCTTACTGCGCCAACTGAtatttatttggtttcttttTCTATCGACTGCATAATTTTTTCAACGAAAGTAGTGgaaattttaatatccaaaataataaattatatcacTTATAAATCACCTAAGGGATGCATGAATAAATTAGTAATCGGTGATACTAAATTGATACCTAATGGACTTAAATTGAAACATGAAGATGATTATACTACAAATGACATTTATTCTTCTGGTTAAGCATCATGCCTATTCATCTTCATTCTAACCATgaactcttttcttttcttcccacTTCCTGATTATCCAACATCCCACTCACTATTCCAGTTTATCATGGATAGCAAAATGATATTATCACTACACATTAACGCTCCTGCAGGGAGAATTATTCTTATGCGGATAGAAAAGATATTAAGCCACAATTTAAGGCAGAGTtggttaatttataaaatatgcgcaacatttttgaaattcatgtGAGTTTTTAAGTAGATATCAACGTGGATAAAGCATATGATAAAGAAGCTGCGTTtcccaaaaatttgaaatcaaacTTCTATTCTAAACTCAAGCACATCACAAAATTATCACctcaaggaaaattttcaaaataagtacGATGGAAAATGCCGTAGAACATATTTAAAGGTGAACATTTTAACTTATAATATTTGAGAAATGTATTTTCGCTGCATTATGTTCGAGACGAATTAGCCACACACAACTGACAGATTGGTCAGTAAATTAAAAGTATGCATACTGGGTTAAGGATATCgattgaaaaaatactaaaaacgaTTTGATCATGCCAAAGTTTTCGAGATCTATATGCATTTCAAATTACATTATGAGTACAAAAAACTATCGTTATGAACAAGAACCAAAAAATCATTGACACAAAGGTACGAAAGGAAAAGCCTACCTATCAGTCAAAAATCATCTCATCGCCTAAACATAGTGAAGGTTTGAGCGCTGAAACcatatttgaaaactgaaaactTAAAGAGAATTGAAGTTATTAAGCTGAACTTATACAACCATTGCCTTAATGATGTTCAACCCATTAACGGCCAACTTCAATTGTTGCAAAATTAGTAATAAGGCCGCtcacttaaataaaatatcttcttGGCAAAACTTTTGACTCATCATTATCGCATAACTATATTTTAAACACAAGCAAGAAAGAAGGTATCCCAGCTAATTTGATATACTTTCTGCTGGTATAATATCCAGTTGATATTGTTCCAAAAGACCTCGAGTCTCATTATGACTTAACACTAAAATGTCGTCTGAAATAGTACTTCTGACACAAAATGGAATCTCCATAAGACCTCCGATTAAATGGCCAAATATATGACCCGTGTGGATGTCACATGGGTACGCGAGTAGTCTTTTTACCTCTCCCAGAATTAGGGTAagtatcaaaattaattattcccTGGTAATTAGAGAGGCCATATTAACACCTGAATGCTGAAATAAATATCCGAGTGTTCAGGAAAACATGTAAGGACTCAAATGAATATTCGAGTACGTGAATTAATGAATGAGCTATTGAATCAATACAATGTTTACATAGACGTAATAATATAAGCACTAGCCTGTGTATTCATTGCAGGTACTCGAATTGAAAGAAATTCACTGCGGGATTCACATAATTGCCgcgttaatgttcaattttaaataattttcaaatcataaaTACGAGCAAATTTATTTACGACGCGACAacacataattttaatattgctgTGATAGTATCCATATAGCCCGATAATCGACCTCTAAAGTATAATCAAGAGTTTATCCGCTATTTATCCAGGTATCAAATCGATTGATCCGATGAAAATGAATGTGTTCTGTCGAgagaacattttttatttatattggtgAACATAAACTGCTCTAAGGTTGAGTACAGCCACAGGAAGACAACACTTGTGCACAACCTTgctatttgaaaatatattcgaATTTCTCCTTCGGTCCGACTTCCGAATCATGAAGAGCACATGATGCCGAAACCTTTTTGATACAATGTATTAGATTCCAATTAttcatcagtagaatactttttaaTGCCAAACTGAGTTCGTATAATACCTTAGAGATATTTAGGAGAGACAATGGAACTCGTTCTGTAAGTTCTATTCGATTCAAATAAAGGCAAATATTTTAGATAGCGCAATAAGTTTAcataaatgcttttcaaatacGTGACACAAGGATCACTCAGGAGATCAGCAACTCCTCAAACGGGACTCTCACACGCAGGTCGTCCATTTTTCACGAGCGAGCACAAATGCCTCTTCAGCCGTGCCTCATGGCGTCTTCCCTGGAGGGCAGCGGACCGATGGGATCGAAAGGGGAGGACTCCTCCGGCTCCGCCTCCGGCCTGCTGGGCGCGGCTGCAGCGGGTGCAGATTCCGCGGCTGCCGCCGCCTCCTGCGCCCTCTTCTCCGCTTCCTTGGCCTCGTAGTACTTGCTGACGATGTTGTGCGCCGCCACCGCGCTCTCCGTCCTGCAAGGGCTCTCTCCCCAGAACGGACCGTGGCACTGGAACTGCTCGAAGCACTGGTCGTTGACGCGCATGGAACCAGCACGGCAGCAGCCAACGATCGCGAAGCTGCACCTGCAAACGCAATCAACACATAACAcgtaaaatagggtagtttccttcatca encodes:
- the LOC124161612 gene encoding uncharacterized protein LOC124161612, coding for MQATHGLALLAVLVVSCGANGLSHRFYFPSQNLLLEAGRDRLYSTSGDVPEGSSRSGGSGSATVDMAPAPSQSPSPQQPSKIREPSRCSFAIVGCCRAGSMRVNDQCFEQFQCHGPFWGESPCRTESAVAAHNIVSKYYEAKEAEKRAQEAAAAAESAPAAAAPSRPEAEPEESSPFDPIGPLPSREDAMRHG